Proteins from one Candida orthopsilosis Co 90-125, chromosome 2 draft sequence genomic window:
- a CDS encoding Vps53 protein (S. cerevisiae homolog VPS53 has role in retrograde transport, endosome to Golgi, Golgi to vacuole transport and localizes to GARP complex), protein MDSYDYDPVTHINNIFDTPEALNHLPQALSHIHQYKLQLNREIDTLKSQYDSSIEVDDDIKQLVSNIKDVKDSADATKTTIASMTSSIQTLDSCKKNLVLSMTVFKRLQMLVNVNNGLKEILSTQNYEEIYQRLGVMKELLQFFQPYKSIDLINEINLMTIYTQNKLVDDIFVDFEEFLKRDGRGGSKVEQNLLYGARTLEMIDEKNKTKLLNWFHNLQLRDLKNIFSQSDEAGSIENLGRRFIYFNKVLDQVKQYAIFPEDWNVTMDIIDEFCKITKSDLASTLQNKKIDSATLLDNLTKTIEFEKKLNAEYPRENEFNISSVFEPYLSIWVQEQDKMLSSKFVEFAATSQLPPELAKDITANIPNIAITSTELFKIYHKLLSQILKLTNGEIIASLARLFNKYLFEYLNRILTPMLPRNDDDIAGVDAIKYLTLLLNTGDYMVGNIDELNEKLELVVSDELKDRLPTLNSDVFLQLVNKSISALLVKLTNDYKPCWREFFNINWQELDSVNDVSSYMIDIKNITIDNLKLILPLIIRDSYVRNFNDKLVELLVTTLANNLKFIKPLTTTGLEQLLLDVISLKDICLNFPHLAQKEKTKSYTKFVTNHFHELESILKILMVPQNMPVENFIESYFELIGGKSIANFTKILNLAKIDKSKQYKYIENYKLQLSIDNDDDGDSNALTTHQNNQLLTNLEDDLDNLSASSTPVSATPGPFSANRNNNNNNNNNTSSGKLSSPDIKSPKLLPRMNQFEKNIRELALTGETHVSKFNENFRSNFGKLFRKEER, encoded by the coding sequence ATGGACCTGTATGATTATGATCCCGTGACTCACATCAATAATATCTTCGACACTCCGGAAGCTTTGAACCACTTGCCACAAGCTCTTTCTCACATACATCAATACAAACTACAACTAAATCGTGAAATCGACACGTTGAAGTCACAATATGATTCAAGTATTGAAGTAGATGACGACATAAAACAACTAGTTAGTAATATTAAAGATGTTAAAGATAGTGCCGATGCAACGAAAACTacaattgcatcaatgACGAGCTCAATTCAAACATTAGATTCATGTAAAAAGAATCTTGTTTTATCAATGACGGTGTTTAAAAGATTACAAATGTTGGTTAATGTAAACAACGGACTAAAGGAAATTCTTTCAACGCAGAACTATGAAGAAATATATCAAAGATTGGGAGTAATGAAGGAATTacttcaatttttccaaccTTATAAATCGATTGATTTAATTAATGAAATCAACTTAATGACGATATACACCCAAAATAAACTcgttgatgatatttttgTAGACTTTGAAGAGTTTTTGAAACGAGATGGCCGCGGGGGTTCCAAAGTGGAACAGAACTTGCTTTACGGAGCAAGAACTTTGGAAATGATTGATGAGAAAAACAAgaccaaattgttgaattggtttCATAATTTACAACTACGAGAtttaaaaaatattttcagTCAATCTGATGAAGCAGGATCAATTGAGAATCTAGGCAGGAGATTCatttatttcaacaagGTCTTAGATCAAGTGAAGCAATATGCTATATTTCCTGAGGATTGGAATGTTACTATGGatatcattgatgaattttgtaaaattaCGAAACTGGATTTGGCCAGTACTTTacagaacaaaaaaattgattcagCTACATTACTTGACAATTTAACCAAGaccattgaatttgaaaaaaagttgaatgcTGAATATCCTCGAGAAAATGAGTTTAATATATCATCAGTATTTGAACCATATTTATCTATATGGGTACAAGAACAAGACAAAATGTTGAGTTCcaagtttgttgaatttgcagCTACTTCTCAATTACCACCAGAATTGGCTAAAGATATCACGGCCAACATTCCAAACATCGCCATTACATCAACTGAGCTATTCAAGATCTATCATAAGCTTTTATCGCAGATTCTCAAATTAACCAATGGTGAAATCATTGCCAGTTTAGCAAGGctattcaacaaatactTGTTTGAATATCTTAATCGAATCTTGACACCAATGCTTCCGCgaaatgatgatgatattgctGGAGTAGATGCAATCAAGTATCTTACGTTATTATTAAACACTGGTGACTATATGGTGGGAAACATcgatgaattgaatgagaaATTGGAACTAGTCGTTTCCGACGAATTGAAGGATCGATTGCCAACTTTAAACAGTGatgtttttcttcaacttgtaaACAAGAGCATCTCCGCTCTCCTAGTGAAGTTAACTAATGATTACAAACCATGTTGGCgagaatttttcaacatcaattggCAAGAATTGGATTCAGTCAATGATGTATCTTCGTACATGATTGACATCAAAAATATTAccattgataatttgaaattgattttaccATTGATTATCCGTGATAGTTATGTGCGTAACTtcaatgataaattggtGGAATTATTAGTCACTACATTAGctaacaatttgaaatttattaaGCCATTGACTACAACTGGATTAGAGCAATTGCTACTTGATGTTATATCACTTAAGGATATATGTTTGAATTTCCCCCATTTGGctcaaaaggaaaagacTAAATCATATACCAAGTTTGTCACAAATCATTTCCATGAACTagaatcaattttgaagatcTTGATGGTTCCACAAAATATGCCGGTGGAGAATTTCATTGAATCGTATTTTGAACTTATTGGAggtaaatcaattgctAATTTCACCAAGATACTAAATCTTgccaaaattgataaatcaaaGCAATACAAGTATATCGAGAATTATAAACTACAATTATCAATCgacaatgatgatgacggTGATTCAAATGCACTTACAACacatcaaaacaatcaattatTGACCAATTTGGAAGATGATTTAGATAATTtatcagcatcatcaactcCCGTGAGTGCTACTCCAGGTCCATTTTCAGCCAATCGt
- a CDS encoding Kel1;kelch repeat domain-containing protein protein (Kelch repeat domain-containing protein) yields the protein MKKFRFGRKNSTATSTTSSNKNSPRKEKIRSSRTSKSSASFQAPNSPPRSPLQDKVGYTHTFAEEDLNNDHHSYSQQGSKHNMPVAQDHHSYTSEPFGITTDPSTVPYKSRAPPHLNVSNPWNRFKIFDSPFPRYRHAASVISSDKNEVFIMGGLKDGSVFGDTWRIIPHESNDGEVLNYSAENIEVTNNNNPPARVGHSSVLCGNAFIIYGGDTVETDEHGFPDNNFYLFNINNHKYTIPSHILNKPNGRYGHTIGVVAINNSSSRLYLFGGQLENDVFNDMYYFELNSFKSPKATWKIVDPVNNFRPPPLTNHSMSVYKEKIYVFGGVYNNEKVSNDLWEFDVEQEKWQQIQTNGTTPLPVNEHSACVVDDRLYIYGGNDFSGVIYSSLYVLDLKTFTWYKLLETAEENGPGPRCGHSMTYLPKYNKLIIMGGDKNDYIVADPHNFDTYETFNGAEVGTMIYELDVNIVDQFMSEPIERSRKPRKVAASAVGTQANEGFDRHSRTGSTGPEDYATPRASPPPPDRSNLNRGLSTNTMNRHADFVDVETPSGTISQVDHEEEEEEEIPHVNPYEQVHRETDDSRIGEPVNGHLVKDDDDDEEEGTYLRRRSLDPKFNQEHDDVVTNGVSGAGVAAAFAAAGAAGKSAGHASVLKRSLVSDDDDEDTIEEATRNRRSSFADKSYGSTSHYPDITSDHETSSYPQDKSYSRDTEDDEEEEDDVIKPISINRNVRSSTSSSNDRRLNQIIEELRNELDQVKSSTSQQLQTANDKINSLQQQNTQLQSTHRNDIEVYTRQINDKDSMINELKSSLDPSAWDPEAPQTATNLSELSRYKLERLELNNKLIYLQQENTKLHDQFAEFEPFMNNQIGELAKFQKVIKVQEEQIDKLSYQVKDQEVLHKEINDWKTKYENLNLEFENYKAIHNDDEIELEDEEQEQRSLAGGDNRSILSSARTRKDISTQLENLVSLWNVKQPATREVSPVATPENNPVVAKLQQQVDDLLRISKQNDEVSNQEIATLRQELTTRIANLKNLEENYRESLQSVNNTSKALKLNQEELNNQRNFMDKLIKENNELKMFKSAHLKKNNGSSSATGTPILDDAFSDAHESVNPGVVDDDDEGVISNAHFNMKIKDLEADLYIIKQERDQLKNNVTALQKQLYLAQNN from the coding sequence ATGAAGAAATTCAGATTTGGAAGAAAGAACAGTACAGCTACTTCAACCACTTCATCCAACAAGAATTCGCctagaaaagaaaaaatcaGAAGCAGTCGTACTTCTAAatcatcagcatcattTCAAGCGCCCAATTCTCCACCTCGTTCACCGCTACAAGATAAAGTAGGATATACGCATACTTTtgctgaagaagatttgaaCAACGATCATCATTCATACTCACAGCAAGGAAGTAAACACAATATGCCAGTGGCTCAAGATCACCATAGTTATACCCTGGAGCCTTTTGGTATCACCACTGATCCATCAACTGTTCCTTACAAATCTCGTGCTCCACCACATTTGAATGTCAGTAATCCATGGAATAGATTCAAGATTTTTGATTCGCCTTTTCCAAGGTATAGACATGCAGCTTCAGTCATTTCTAGTGATAAAAATGAAGTTTTCATTATGGGCGGTTTAAAAGATGGGTCTGTTTTTGGAGATACTTGGAGAATTATTCCTCATGAAAGTAATGATGGTGAAGTGTTGAATTATTCAGctgaaaatattgaagtTACTAATAACAACAACCCACCTGCTAGAGTTGGACATTCATCGGTTTTGTGTGGTAACGCATTCATTATCTATGGCGGAGATACTGTTGAAACTGATGAACATGGATTCCCTGATAACAATTTTTACTTGTttaacatcaacaatcataAATATACCATCCCTAGTCacattttgaataaacCAAATGGTAGATATGGTCACACAATTGGAGTTGTTgcaatcaacaattcatcttcaagGCTTTACTTATTTGGAGgtcaattggaaaatgatgTATTCAATGATATGTATTactttgaattgaattcatttaAATCGCCTAAAGCTActtggaaaattgttgatccaGTAAACAACTTCAGACCACCACCATTGACTAATCATTCAATGTCCGTATACAAGGAAAAGATTTATgtatttggtggtgtttacaataatgaaaaagtttcaaatgatttatgggaatttgatgttgagCAAGAGAAGTggcaacaaattcaaactaATGGTACCACCCCATTACCAGTGAATGAACATTCAGCatgtgttgttgatgatagaTTGTATATTTATGGTGGTAATGATTTCAGTGGTGTCATTTACAGTAGTCTTTACGTCTTGGACTTAAAAACATTCACTTGGTACAAATTATTGGAAACTGCTGAAGAAAATGGACCTGGTCCAAGATGTGGACATTCAATGACTTATTTGCCGAAATataacaaattgattataATGGGTGGTGATAAAAATGATTATATCGTTGCTGATCCACATAATTTCGATACTTATGAAACTTTTAATGGTGCTGAGGTAGGCACCATGATTTATGAATTGGATGTGAATATTGTTGACCAATTTATGTCTGAACCTATTGAAAGATCTAGAAAACCAAGAAAAGTTGCAGCTTCGGCTGTTGGTACTCAAGCTAATGAAGGGTTTGATCGTCATTCTAGAACTGGATCTACTGGTCCTGAAGACTATGCAACTCCTCGTGCTTCGCCTCCACCACCAGATCGTTCAAACTTGAATCGTGGATTGTCGACAAATACAATGAATCGACAtgctgattttgttgatgttgaaactCCTTCAGGCACAATTTCACAAGTTGATcatgaagaagaagaagaggaagaaattCCCCATGTGAATCCATATGAGCAAGTTCATCGTGAGACTGATGATTCGCGCATTGGTGAGCCAGTTAATGGACATTTGGttaaagatgatgatgatgatgaagaagaaggaacTTATTTGAGAAGGAGATCCCTTGATCCTAAATTTAACCAAGAACATGACGATGTAGTCACGAATGGAGTTTCCGGTGCTGGTGTGGCTGCTGCATTTGCTGCCGCTGGTGCTGCTGGAAAATCTGCTGGCCATGCTTCAGTCTTAAAGAGATCTTTAGtaagtgatgatgatgatgaagacaCCATTGAAGAAGCAACCAGAAACAGAAGATCAAGCTTTGCTGATAAATCATATGGCCTGACTTCACATTACCCTGATATCACTAGTGATCATGAAACATCATCATATCCTCAAGATAAGAGCTATAGCAGGGATACagaggatgatgaagaagaagaagatgatgttATAAAGCCAATTTCCATCAACAGAAACGTTCGTTCATCCACCTCCTCTTCAAATGACAGAAGgttaaatcaaatcattgaagaGTTGAGAAACGAATTAGATCAAgtcaaatcatcaaccagtcaacaattgcaaaccGCTAatgacaaaatcaattctttacaacaacaaaataccCAATTACAATCCACTCATAGGAATGACATCGAAGTCTACACACGTCAAATCAATGATAAAGACTCCATGATTAACGAGTTGAAACTGAGCCTTGATCCAAGTGCTTGGGATCCGGAAGCACCCCAAACAGCAACAAACTTGTCGGAATTGAGTCGAtacaaattggaaagattagaattgaataacaagttgatttatttacaacaagaaaatacCAAATTACATGATCAATTTGCTGAATTTGAACCATTTATGaataatcaaattggtgaattgGCCAAGTTCCAAAAAGTCATTAAAGTAcaagaagaacaaattgacaaattgagTTATCAAGTAAAAGATCAAGAAGTATTACATAAGGAGATTAATGATTGGAAGACTAAAtatgaaaatttgaatttggaattcGAAAATTATAAAGCAATTCAtaacgatgatgaaattgaacttgaagatgaagaacaagagCAAAGATCTTTAGCTGGTGGAGATAATAGATCTATCTTATCTCTGGCTAGAACAAGAAAGGACATTTCTacacaattggaaaacttgGTTAGTTTATGGAACGTTAAACAACCAGCAACTCGTGAAGTATCACCCGTGGCCACACCAGAAAATAACCCCGTTGTCGCTaaattacaacaacaagttgatgatttattaCGCATCAGTAaacaaaatgatgaagtaagtaatcaagaaattgctACATTACGTCAAGAATTAACTACTCGTATtgccaatttgaaaaacttggaAGAAAATTATCGTGAATCATTACAATCGGTTAACAATACATCAAAGGCATTGAAGCTTAaccaagaagaattgaataatcaaCGTAATTTCATGGataaattgatcaaagaaaataatgaattgaaaatgttcaaatcagctcatttgaaaaagaataacgGATCATCATCGGCTACTGGCACGCCTATTCTTGATGACGCATTCAGTGATGCTCATGAATCAGTTAATCctggtgttgttgatgacgatgacgaaGGAGTCATTAGTAATGCTCATTTCAATATGAAGATTAAGGATCTTGAAGCCGATTTGTATATCATTAAACAAGAAAgagatcaattgaaaaataatgTCACGGcattacaaaaacaattatATTTGGCTCAAAATAATTGA
- a CDS encoding Rim8 protein (protein involved in the pH response pathway), giving the protein MRRAVSKILPSPSSGSTTASSSTSKLGTSSFTSAFKLDFNAVDEFYVQLDNPHKTWLPGDEVSGQIVLISKRNLANIVITLSLIGFIKINASSHSKLRPIKHTLFDHTIKIYGGNDNIGGTNEEFTNGLNKGEHVFPFIVKLPNKKVFTSIDFGKGSINYSLKASVGNASSFTTDMSNNLPTSPGELPVGKKKSSHNPSYTSEKLINLINPIDVSTLPRPKPKRLILKDPRGNLTKDKKLSRTQSSTSTINTVHTFGTMSSNNSDQNSINEQSSHTNSTELGQHHDRSTLSVNKSPSTIKVILDIPQRGYLRGESIPVKLTINHLKKIQDLNGIIITFVRVCRLDNGPDGVVESFRKDLQQTVLPLYVDPVTLNSEVKTSLRVPPDAFPTITGCPLVSFQYFIEVLINLSGRSVNVDPDLVADRHSPDTNNNIQQPQQKNTTSIESFQFNFTSTIQNQKDRSTFINTDRFKRSKKFLQLTSEICIGTHRSQPEDEEAQTLSSTEPTTTNVSRRSSSSLSNSNLSPALFNNSSSHPSPQIQTTSSNSPSFFGHTPFSSSVSGTQHVTANPAPINGPPSTSSTSALGATNSPQRYPYINPIPESRELNHFQTPPYSSNADDNLAIGDEAPLYNEDHTTISNEFMQSLHENSGLSEKERMQQHEDSLLPSAPPDLGQDDEEDATVEERNTNQEQVSQNHIQADHQHQQNQNVSDNQVSPPSLGHGANNHISFFTFNQQTPPQSRVPQSSTSNNNTENGNEQQGSQSDDYFGLSSSSSHHNASSSLAHQLFNDEVIDHVPNYMNAEHDQLLSQSQLHAATPSQQAQQTQQTQQRQQNQQSQ; this is encoded by the coding sequence ATGAGAAGAGCTGTATCAAAAATACTACCTTCTCCGAGTAGTGGTAGTACTACTGCAAGCTCCTCCACTTCAAAACTTGGCACTTCTTCATTCACATCTGCCTTCAAGTTGGATTTTAatgctgttgatgaattttatGTACAATTGGATAATCCTCACAAGACATGGCTACCTGGAGATGAAGTATCAGGACAAATTGTATTAATATCAAAGAGGAATTTGGCAAACATAGTTATAACCCTTTCATTAATTGGGTTTATCAAGATAAATGCTTCTTCACATTCAAAACTAAGACCGATAAAGCATACTTTATTTGATCATACTATCAAGATATATGGTGGCAATGACAATATAGGTGGTACTAACGAAGAGTTCACTAATGGATTAAATAAAGGTGAACATGTGTTTCCATTTATTGTAAAGCTACCGAATAAAAAAGTATTTACGTCAATCGATTTTGGTAAAGGATCCATCAATTACTCATTAAAAGCTTCAGTAGGTAATGCATCCTCATTTACAACTGACATGTCCAATAATTTACCAACGTCACCTGGTGAACTACCGGTGggtaaaaagaaatcactGCATAATCCTTCATATACATCCGAGAAATTAATAAATCTAATCAACCCTATAGATGTATCAACCTTACCACGACCTAAACCAAAGAGATTAATATTGAAGGACCCTAGAGGGAATCTAACCAAAGACAAGAAACTACTGCGTAcacaatcatcaacatcaactaTAAATACAGTACATACATTTGGTACCATGTCATCAAACAATCTGGATCAAAACTCCATCAATGAACAATCATCTCATACAAACTCTACTGAACTTGGACAACATCATGATAGACTGACACTTAGTGTTAATAAATCGCCGTCGACAATAAAAGTGATCTTAGATATACCACAACGAGGGTATTTACGAGGAGAATCAATACCTGTAAAATTAACAATTAACcatttaaagaaaattcaGGACCTTAATGGGATTATCATAACATTTGTTCGTGTTTGTCGATTAGACAATGGTCCTGATGGAGTTGTGGAGAGTTTTAGAAAAGATCTACAACAAACTGTGCTACCATTGTATGTTGACCCAGTGACTCTAAACTCCGAAGTTAAAACGTCACTACGAGTACCACCAGATGCATTCCCCACAATTACAGGATGCCCATTAGTATCATTTCAGTACTTCATTGAAGTACTCATCAATCTTTCTGGTCGGTCAGTAAACGTCGATCCTGATCTAGTAGCCGATCGACATCTGCCTGATACGAACAATaatattcaacaaccacaacaaaagaatacaacatcaattgaatcgtttcaatttaattttacttcaacaatacaaaaccaaaaagatCGATCTACATTTATAAACACTGATCGattcaaaagatcaaaaaaatttttacaattgacTAGTGAAATTTGTATTGGAACTCATCGACTGCAACCagaggatgaagaagcACAAACcctttcatcaactgaacCTACAACTACCAATGTGTCACGAcgttcatcatcatcattatccaattccaatttgtcACCTGCATTGTTTaataattcatcaagtcATCCTTCACcacaaattcaaaccaCATCAAGTAATTCACCATCATTTTTTGGCCATACcccattttcttcatcagtaTCAGGAACGCAACATGTTACTGCAAATCCAGCTCCAATTAATGGTCCACCGTCAACgtcatcaacatcagcaTTGGGAGCCACAAATTCACCCCAACGGTATCCATATATAAACCCAATTCCAGAATCCCGAGAATtaaatcattttcaaacacCACCTTATTCATCTAATGCTGATGACAACCTTGCTATTGGAGATGAAGCACCATTGTATAATGAAGATCATACAACGATACTGAATGAATTTATGCAGAGTTTACACGAGAATTCAGGGTTGTCAGAAAAGGAAAGAATGCAACAACATGAAGATAGTTTGTTGCCTTCAGCACCACCGGATTTGGGtcaagatgatgaagaagatgctACGGTGGAAGAACGCAATACGAATCAAGAACAAGTATCTCAAAATCATATACAAGCAGAtcaccaacatcaacaaaatcaaaacgTTAGTGATAATCAAGTATCCCCACCATCACTTGGCCATGGCGCGAATAACCATATCAGTTTCTTCACATTCAATCAACAGACTCCACCACAATCACGAGTGCCTCAAAGTAGTACCAGTAACAACAACACTGAAAATGGAAACGAGCAACAAGGTAGTCAAAGTGATGATTACTTCGGATtgtcatcatcgtcatcgcATCACAATGCATCAAGTTCATTAGCTCATCAATTATTTAATGATGAAGTGATTGATCATGTACCTAATTATATGAATGCTGAACATGATCAATTGCTTTCACAATCGCAATTGCATGCTGCAACACCATCACAGCAAGCGCAGCAGACACAACAGACACAGCAGAGgcaacaaaaccaacagAGTCAATAA